A region from the Longimicrobium sp. genome encodes:
- a CDS encoding serine/threonine-protein kinase, translating into MTVAWRVLADRGATRVVMLRDRAGCPLVLKHLATGDECAAARLRAEAELLKAAVEHGVIAMRGTIADPPGIMLEYAPGGSLADRLRISGALPPTEAVRIIAQLADTLSRLHARGIVHRDVKPSNVLFTVRGELRLADFGVAARIGSRGTLGDEWEELRVGTPPYAAPEQWVAPAASAHHAADVYALGVVLYEMLTARLPWEPLAREDDEAFASRIRHEAPLAASARGVRIPAALEALILESLRPEPEDRPASAAEFANRAHQAVRSRMVIRALAAASIAAALLLARIFALPA; encoded by the coding sequence ATGACCGTCGCCTGGCGCGTTCTGGCCGATCGCGGCGCGACACGCGTCGTCATGCTGCGCGACCGCGCGGGGTGTCCGCTCGTCCTCAAGCACCTCGCGACCGGCGACGAATGCGCCGCCGCCCGTCTGCGCGCCGAAGCCGAGCTCCTGAAAGCCGCGGTCGAACACGGCGTGATCGCCATGCGCGGCACCATCGCCGACCCCCCGGGCATCATGCTAGAGTACGCGCCGGGCGGCTCACTCGCGGACCGCCTGCGCATCTCCGGCGCGCTCCCGCCGACCGAGGCCGTACGCATCATCGCCCAGCTCGCGGACACGCTTTCGCGCCTCCACGCGCGCGGCATCGTCCACCGTGACGTGAAGCCGTCGAACGTGCTCTTCACCGTGCGCGGCGAGCTGCGCCTGGCGGACTTCGGCGTCGCCGCCCGAATCGGCTCGCGCGGCACGCTGGGCGACGAATGGGAAGAGCTGCGCGTTGGAACGCCGCCCTACGCCGCCCCCGAACAGTGGGTCGCCCCCGCAGCATCTGCCCACCACGCCGCCGATGTGTATGCGCTCGGCGTGGTGCTCTACGAGATGCTGACCGCCCGCCTCCCCTGGGAGCCGCTCGCCCGCGAAGACGATGAGGCGTTTGCATCCCGCATCCGCCACGAAGCGCCACTTGCGGCCTCGGCACGCGGAGTCCGCATCCCGGCCGCCCTCGAAGCGCTCATCCTCGAGTCGCTGCGCCCCGAGCCGGAGGATCGCCCCGCCTCCGCCGCCGAGTTCGCAAACCGTGCGCATCAGGCCGTGCGGAGCAGGATGGTCATCCGCGCCCTCGCCGCGGCCAGTATCGCCGCCGCGCTGCTGCTGGCGCGGATCTTCGCCCTGCCCGCATGA
- a CDS encoding FHA domain-containing protein, with product MNARTLALLLLLLPSAAEAQFPFPWRRRKPEPPPAQVQPQWPAQPPAAQQVPPAQAPVQAAPTVFQPAPQPVQPQGLTPLQQEDKARLLKLARDASLTPAATVRDAEDRMERWKMVMLIDPADVEARLGYEQAQKGLDAARLKEETDRTSKEARDKELTEKRDRLRIAERALYARDLNGAEGILNDVLRQHPDDPRANSLMDMVRDARRASELRRRLMYGSVGLLALAIVLGTWARSVYRTRKQEAQAGGNQARALVKIVDGVGRGKLVPITRDLVRIGAVDGAEGGDRNDLVVSDANAAVSRFHCAIVRKGRDYFLLDSSLNGTRLNDRRLDRGEHHVLRDGDEFVLAESARIKFLRT from the coding sequence GTGAACGCCCGGACGCTGGCCCTCCTGCTCCTCCTCCTGCCCTCCGCGGCGGAGGCGCAGTTCCCCTTTCCCTGGCGCCGCCGCAAGCCGGAGCCGCCGCCCGCGCAGGTGCAGCCGCAGTGGCCCGCGCAGCCGCCCGCCGCGCAGCAGGTGCCGCCCGCGCAGGCACCCGTGCAGGCCGCGCCCACAGTCTTCCAACCGGCGCCTCAGCCGGTGCAGCCGCAGGGGCTCACTCCGCTCCAGCAGGAAGACAAGGCGCGGCTCCTGAAGCTCGCGCGCGACGCATCGCTCACCCCCGCCGCCACCGTCCGCGATGCCGAGGACCGGATGGAGCGTTGGAAGATGGTGATGCTGATCGACCCCGCCGACGTGGAAGCGCGGCTCGGCTACGAGCAGGCGCAGAAGGGGCTGGACGCCGCGCGCCTCAAGGAGGAGACGGACCGCACCAGCAAGGAGGCGCGGGACAAGGAGCTGACCGAAAAACGCGACCGGCTGCGCATAGCGGAGCGCGCCCTGTACGCGCGTGACCTCAACGGCGCGGAAGGGATCCTCAACGACGTCCTCCGCCAGCACCCGGACGATCCGCGCGCCAACTCGCTGATGGACATGGTGCGCGATGCCCGTCGCGCCTCCGAGCTGCGCCGGCGGCTGATGTATGGCTCGGTCGGGCTCCTGGCGCTCGCAATCGTGCTGGGCACCTGGGCACGAAGCGTCTACCGCACGCGCAAGCAGGAGGCGCAGGCCGGGGGAAACCAGGCGCGCGCGCTGGTCAAGATCGTGGACGGGGTAGGCCGCGGAAAGCTTGTCCCCATCACTCGTGACCTGGTGCGCATCGGCGCCGTCGACGGCGCCGAGGGCGGCGACAGGAACGACCTGGTGGTGAGCGACGCGAACGCCGCCGTGTCGCGCTTCCACTGCGCCATCGTGCGCAAGGGCCGCGACTACTTCCTCCTCGATTCATCGCTCAACGGCACGCGCCTCAACGACCGCCGCCTCGACCGCGGTGAGCACCACGTACTGCGCGACGGCGACGAGTTCGTCCTCGCCGAGTCGGCGCGCATCAAGTTCCTCCGCACATGA
- the tssK gene encoding type VI secretion system baseplate subunit TssK — protein sequence MSVRDGLKSVNWTTGMLLTPDHFRRQDEFVEGSFGWLLRYCTPGSGLVGGGVRVDGAHRVLGTCDPHVEVSDDGATVRVSVVQARGITPDGEPVEVDRGSVVSGDFARGELAGATELLVYLHVTGEREADPESIGRDAANPNQPAARRPRLQLLLGAEADEAVSSLVVGRIRRAAETLHFEVDGAFIPACVSVSAHSALHSAWARIHAEVVHLSGRFAQLHRMVARYVDQVARRGVDTRTDLDVLAFVERAVLALDGCAYETMDPALAPARLFREIDRAGRRVALALDLSAATQLFFTTLAGTDASYAVLLEEERNSLAAQRQISPRADLRESVARADATLVRLADLCQALEGKYVDYRVNRSVDSLRFLLDRDGDHFYMAVATPGHPQREGDLLTFVFSQMSLTGRHEYRVVLLGDPQGISSWQVGEELWVDLRVNSASGPGKPISRTAYCEVTGQRNFAVNFDTPPEIATLSGLQVTVHPGHRVRGAILFQRRLGLAAEATAASPAAPVSVEAPEPVLLPAGSDPEYEAEPTFRAPRIKLRRSRP from the coding sequence GTGAGCGTGCGCGATGGGCTGAAGTCGGTCAACTGGACCACGGGGATGCTGCTGACCCCCGATCACTTCCGGCGGCAGGACGAGTTCGTGGAGGGCTCCTTCGGGTGGCTCCTCCGCTACTGCACGCCGGGGAGCGGGCTGGTGGGGGGCGGCGTGCGCGTGGACGGCGCGCACCGCGTCCTGGGCACCTGCGACCCGCACGTGGAGGTCAGCGACGACGGAGCCACCGTGCGCGTGTCCGTGGTGCAGGCGCGCGGGATCACGCCGGACGGCGAGCCGGTGGAGGTGGACCGCGGCAGCGTGGTGAGCGGCGACTTCGCGCGCGGCGAGCTCGCGGGCGCCACCGAGCTCCTGGTCTACCTCCACGTCACCGGCGAGCGCGAGGCGGACCCGGAGAGCATCGGGCGCGATGCGGCCAACCCCAACCAGCCCGCCGCCCGCCGCCCCCGCCTCCAGCTCCTCCTGGGAGCCGAGGCGGACGAGGCGGTCAGCTCCCTCGTCGTGGGGCGCATCCGCCGCGCGGCCGAGACGCTGCACTTCGAGGTGGACGGCGCCTTCATCCCCGCGTGCGTCAGCGTGTCGGCGCACTCCGCGCTGCATTCGGCGTGGGCGCGCATCCACGCGGAGGTGGTGCATCTCTCCGGAAGGTTCGCGCAGCTGCACCGCATGGTGGCGCGCTACGTGGACCAGGTGGCGCGCCGCGGCGTGGACACGCGCACCGACCTGGACGTGCTCGCCTTCGTGGAGCGCGCGGTGCTCGCGCTGGACGGCTGCGCGTACGAGACGATGGACCCCGCCCTCGCCCCCGCGCGCCTTTTCCGCGAGATCGACCGCGCCGGCCGCCGCGTGGCGCTCGCGCTCGACCTCTCGGCCGCCACGCAGCTCTTCTTCACGACACTCGCCGGCACCGACGCGTCGTACGCCGTGCTGCTGGAGGAGGAGCGCAACTCGCTCGCGGCGCAGCGCCAGATCTCCCCGCGCGCGGACCTTCGCGAGTCGGTGGCACGCGCGGATGCCACGCTGGTGCGGCTGGCCGACCTCTGCCAGGCGCTGGAGGGGAAGTACGTCGACTACCGCGTCAACCGTTCCGTGGACTCGCTCCGTTTCCTGCTGGACCGCGACGGCGACCACTTCTACATGGCCGTCGCCACGCCCGGGCACCCGCAGCGCGAGGGAGACCTCCTCACCTTCGTCTTCTCGCAGATGTCGCTCACGGGGCGCCACGAGTACCGCGTGGTGCTGCTGGGCGATCCCCAGGGGATCTCGAGCTGGCAGGTGGGCGAGGAGCTGTGGGTGGACCTGCGCGTCAACTCCGCATCCGGCCCCGGCAAGCCGATCTCGCGCACGGCGTACTGCGAAGTCACCGGCCAGCGCAACTTCGCCGTCAACTTCGACACGCCGCCCGAGATCGCCACGCTCTCCGGCCTGCAGGTGACGGTGCACCCGGGCCATCGCGTGCGCGGCGCCATCCTCTTCCAGCGCCGCCTCGGGCTGGCCGCCGAGGCCACCGCCGCATCCCCTGCCGCGCCTGTCTCAGTCGAAGCGCCCGAGCCCGTCCTCCTCCCCGCCGGCTCCGACCCCGAGTACGAGGCCGAGCCCACCTTTCGCGCGCCGCGCATCAAGCTGCGCCGCTCCAGGCCGTGA
- a CDS encoding peptidylprolyl isomerase, with translation MLLMAAAGCARTPALLRTAHVEGPAPEVFRVRFETSRGPFVVEAQRSWSPAGADRFHYLVRNGFYDENRFFRVVSGFMVQFGISGDPAVSAVWSERLIRDEQVLHGNERGTVTFATAGPDARSTQLFINYRDNRSLDRQGFTPIGRVVEGMEVVDSLYAGYGEGPPMGRGGPDQRRIVSEGNEYLKREFPRLDYIKTARIVPVRR, from the coding sequence ATGCTGCTGATGGCTGCCGCCGGGTGCGCCAGGACGCCGGCGCTCCTGCGTACGGCGCATGTGGAGGGCCCGGCACCCGAGGTGTTTCGCGTGCGCTTCGAGACGAGCCGCGGGCCATTCGTGGTGGAGGCGCAGCGGAGCTGGTCGCCCGCGGGCGCCGACCGGTTCCACTACCTGGTGCGCAACGGGTTCTACGACGAGAACCGCTTCTTTCGCGTGGTCAGCGGGTTCATGGTCCAGTTCGGGATCAGCGGCGATCCCGCGGTTTCCGCGGTGTGGAGCGAGCGCCTCATCCGCGACGAGCAGGTGCTGCACGGCAACGAGCGCGGCACCGTGACATTCGCCACCGCGGGCCCCGACGCGCGCAGCACGCAGCTCTTCATCAACTACAGGGACAACCGCTCCCTCGACCGGCAGGGATTCACGCCCATCGGTCGGGTGGTGGAGGGGATGGAGGTGGTGGACAGCCTCTATGCCGGCTACGGCGAAGGCCCCCCGATGGGACGCGGCGGCCCCGACCAGCGCCGCATCGTCAGCGAGGGCAACGAGTATCTGAAACGCGAGTTCCCACGGCTGGACTACATCAAGACCGCCCGCATCGTCCCGGTGCGCCGGTGA
- a CDS encoding TolC family protein, translating into MHRPRFAARMAALALIACAAPAAAQDTLSLSLPDAVQRAQAGDEVQLATQRLNAATAAAGAAGAGRYPQLRLNTTFNHVYENARAQAVGQIFNQPNSYGANLNLAVPLYQGGRATQGQRAANRLREAAGAEVETARADVSLQVLAAYLSGLLGDRLVAIQDSNLVLADARLRQVEQFERSGRAARYDVLRARVERANLEPLAIQARGNRELALLELRRLTDIPQDQPVRLVTPLTADMARALADAVGRDASAADSAWLTELPAMRAARLRVEAGRATARAASSGYLPTVQLNLLSGYQAFPSTFQPPLRGGALETIDCPAGSAEGRVCTQQNGGWFSDRSMGLTLSWPVFDGFRTRSDVRQARAQAQIAEVQAQQTREAALVEAGRARTELATARATFEAGRQTVTEAEEAFRLATLRYARGLGTQLEISDAQLALLTARTNEARAAHQLYLAAAGVARALGRPVPFPGAALSAPNP; encoded by the coding sequence ATGCACCGACCCCGGTTCGCCGCGCGCATGGCCGCGCTGGCACTCATAGCCTGCGCGGCGCCGGCCGCCGCGCAGGACACGCTCTCGCTTTCCCTTCCCGATGCCGTGCAGCGCGCCCAGGCGGGCGACGAGGTGCAGCTCGCCACCCAGCGCCTGAACGCGGCCACCGCGGCGGCGGGGGCGGCGGGGGCGGGGCGGTATCCGCAGCTGCGCCTCAACACGACGTTCAACCACGTCTACGAGAACGCGCGCGCGCAGGCGGTGGGGCAGATCTTCAACCAGCCCAACAGCTACGGCGCCAACCTGAACCTGGCCGTGCCGCTCTACCAGGGCGGGCGGGCCACGCAGGGCCAGCGCGCCGCCAACCGCCTGCGTGAAGCGGCGGGCGCCGAGGTGGAGACCGCCCGCGCCGACGTGTCGCTGCAGGTGCTGGCGGCGTATCTCTCCGGCCTGCTGGGCGACCGGCTGGTGGCGATCCAGGACAGCAACCTCGTGCTTGCCGATGCGCGGCTGCGGCAGGTGGAGCAGTTCGAGCGCTCGGGGCGGGCGGCGCGCTACGACGTGCTGCGCGCGCGGGTGGAGCGCGCGAACCTGGAGCCGCTCGCCATCCAGGCCCGCGGGAATCGCGAGCTGGCGCTGCTGGAGCTGCGCCGACTCACCGACATTCCGCAGGACCAGCCGGTGCGCCTGGTGACGCCGCTCACCGCGGACATGGCGCGCGCGCTGGCCGACGCGGTGGGTCGCGACGCATCGGCGGCGGACAGCGCGTGGCTCACGGAGCTGCCGGCCATGCGCGCCGCGCGGCTGCGGGTGGAGGCGGGGCGCGCCACGGCGCGTGCCGCGTCGTCCGGCTACCTGCCCACCGTGCAACTAAATCTGCTCAGCGGCTACCAGGCCTTTCCCTCCACCTTTCAGCCGCCGCTCCGGGGTGGCGCGCTGGAGACGATCGACTGCCCGGCAGGGTCGGCCGAGGGGCGGGTGTGCACGCAGCAGAACGGCGGCTGGTTCAGCGACCGGTCGATGGGGCTGACGCTGAGCTGGCCCGTGTTCGACGGCTTCCGCACGCGGTCCGACGTGCGCCAGGCGCGCGCGCAGGCGCAGATCGCCGAGGTGCAGGCGCAGCAGACGCGCGAGGCCGCGCTGGTGGAGGCGGGACGGGCGCGCACCGAGCTGGCCACCGCCCGCGCGACCTTTGAGGCGGGCCGCCAGACGGTGACGGAGGCCGAGGAGGCGTTCCGGCTCGCCACGCTGCGCTACGCCCGCGGGCTGGGGACGCAGCTCGAGATTTCCGACGCGCAGCTCGCGCTGCTGACGGCGCGCACCAACGAGGCACGCGCCGCGCACCAGCTTTACCTGGCGGCCGCCGGGGTGGCCCGCGCGCTGGGCCGGCCGGTTCCCTTCCCCGGCGCGGCGCTTTCCGCACCCAACCCATGA
- a CDS encoding efflux RND transporter periplasmic adaptor subunit: protein MMHTVRSSLVLAAALLAAGCSSDAGAREAGKGGGAGGPGGGGPSVTLAATDVASPRRTPIEDAIPVTGNLQPLERAEVRSRLEGDLTGVYVREGEPVRRGQMLARFEASEQAGSARSAGADVAAARSELSTAQWNLDQSKELYRQGAVPERDVRVAEQAVAGARARVAAAAARLGTTRNEVGDTRVLAPTSGIIEKRTANPGEHVSRGAALFTIVRGDVLELAAAVPERSAAGVRAGQSVRFTADARQFTGRVARVGPSVDPGSRAVTVYVQIPNPDGALKVGTFASGRIVSRVVEDAMVLPAAAIREAREGGKPFVYRVVDGKIDVAEVTPGLADEAQGLVQVSGLSEGDKVVVGNVGVLGKGMKVRMAGEGRPRGGR, encoded by the coding sequence ATGATGCATACAGTTCGCTCCTCCCTCGTGCTCGCCGCCGCGCTGCTGGCCGCCGGCTGCTCCAGCGACGCCGGCGCCCGCGAGGCCGGCAAGGGCGGAGGCGCCGGAGGGCCCGGGGGCGGCGGCCCCAGCGTGACGCTCGCCGCAACCGACGTCGCCTCGCCGCGGCGCACGCCCATCGAGGACGCCATCCCCGTGACCGGCAACCTGCAGCCGCTGGAGCGGGCCGAGGTGCGCTCGCGGCTGGAGGGCGACCTCACGGGCGTCTACGTGCGCGAAGGCGAGCCGGTGCGGCGGGGGCAGATGCTGGCGCGCTTCGAGGCGAGCGAGCAGGCCGGCTCGGCCCGCAGCGCCGGCGCCGACGTCGCCGCCGCGCGCAGCGAGCTGAGCACCGCGCAGTGGAACCTGGACCAGTCGAAGGAGCTGTACCGCCAGGGCGCCGTGCCCGAGCGCGACGTGCGTGTGGCGGAGCAGGCGGTGGCCGGCGCCCGCGCACGCGTGGCCGCCGCCGCCGCGCGGCTGGGCACCACCCGCAACGAGGTGGGCGACACGCGCGTGCTGGCGCCCACCAGCGGCATCATCGAGAAGCGCACCGCCAACCCCGGCGAGCACGTTTCCCGCGGCGCGGCGCTCTTCACCATCGTGCGCGGCGACGTGCTGGAGCTGGCCGCCGCCGTCCCGGAGCGCAGTGCGGCCGGGGTGCGGGCGGGACAGTCCGTGCGCTTCACCGCCGACGCGCGCCAGTTCACGGGCCGCGTGGCGCGCGTGGGGCCGTCCGTCGATCCCGGCTCGCGCGCGGTGACGGTGTACGTGCAGATCCCCAACCCGGACGGGGCGCTCAAGGTGGGCACCTTCGCCAGCGGGCGCATCGTGTCGCGCGTGGTGGAGGACGCCATGGTGCTCCCCGCCGCGGCCATCCGCGAGGCGCGCGAGGGCGGCAAGCCCTTCGTCTACCGCGTGGTGGACGGCAAGATCGACGTGGCCGAGGTCACGCCGGGGCTGGCCGACGAGGCGCAGGGGCTGGTGCAGGTGAGCGGGCTCAGCGAGGGCGACAAGGTCGTCGTCGGCAACGTGGGGGTGCTGGGGAAGGGGATGAAGGTGCGGATGGCCGGCGAGGGCCGGCCCCGCGGCGGGCGCTGA
- a CDS encoding efflux RND transporter permease subunit: MFLSDVSIRRPVFATMMMVTLVVLGIIGYQRLAIDEYPDITYPVVVAQTSYPGASPGVMEREVTRPIEEALNTVQGIQEITSTSAEGSSLVRVQLQLGVDVMAAQQEVQSKVARIRRQLPEDIQDPVIIRFDPNERPIMSIAVQSADRPMRELTDLADEVISTRLESIPGVGGVNLVGGTDRQIRVQLDPAAMSSYGIAPPQVVQALQRENQEVPAGRVRRGDQERLVRITGRVEDPRTFRDITVAVRDGVPVRLGDVGGVVDGTAEARSASFLNEGRALSVEILKVSGTNTVDVAERVREQIDQLQRQLPSDVKMTVVSDDSRRIRASLESVQHELILGAILCIAIIYLFLNSWRSTIITGLALPISIISAYFGMWMFGFTMNTMTLLALSLAIGLLIDDAIVVRENIVRHVEMGKDHHQAAREGTSEIGLAVFSTTLAVVAVFIPVAFMGGQIGLIFFQFGVVVAFAVMVSLFVSFTLDPMLSSVWPDPEVENKGRRGNFIQRGARRFNDWFERVADRYPRWLAWGLDHRKTVVAVAAASIVGSMLIIPTLGFTWVPDFDGGEFNVNFRVAPGSRLEYTVDKGHTVARLLRKQPEVEFTYMSIGGGFRGSPNSGRVFVKLKAKGERSRTQQEIQEQLRGMLRGIPGVRANITGTPTIFGGFRQPIQVNVQGPEQERLKLAAEQVMEVLGSVPGVAEPTSSEEGEIPQLDVDVDREQAWAAGVGIGSIASTLQPLFTGQRATTWEDEQGYTHDVVVVYPDSVRTSAGDVANIVVPSSNVDPGTGRPAMIPLSQVATVRPGVGPQQIERSSLERQISLSAGVVPGYGTGDVAAAAREAIANAGLPSGYRAVFRGDAQSLDETKGFVLAALGMAVIFIYLILASLFGSFLQPLAIMLALPLSFIGVALALLLTGGNLNVFTMIGIIMLMGLVTKNGILLVDFANQQREEGMERREALLSAARIRLRPIIMTTVAMIFGMVPLALALGEGAEQRAPMGRAVIGGLITSTVLTLFVVPVVYSMLDDFTGLFRKKSAAARVHPPVARRPEAAAAD; encoded by the coding sequence ATGTTCCTTTCCGACGTATCGATCCGGCGGCCGGTATTCGCCACCATGATGATGGTGACGCTGGTGGTGCTCGGCATCATCGGCTACCAGCGCCTGGCCATCGACGAATACCCGGACATCACCTACCCCGTGGTGGTGGCGCAGACCTCGTATCCCGGCGCGTCGCCGGGGGTGATGGAGCGCGAGGTGACGCGCCCCATCGAAGAGGCGCTGAACACCGTGCAGGGGATCCAGGAGATCACCTCCACATCGGCCGAGGGGAGCTCGCTGGTGCGCGTGCAGCTCCAGCTGGGCGTGGACGTGATGGCGGCGCAGCAGGAGGTGCAGTCCAAGGTGGCGCGCATCCGCCGGCAGCTCCCCGAGGACATCCAGGACCCCGTCATCATCCGCTTCGACCCCAACGAGCGGCCCATCATGTCGATCGCGGTCCAGAGCGCGGACCGTCCCATGCGCGAGCTCACCGACTTGGCGGACGAGGTGATCTCCACCCGCCTGGAGTCGATCCCGGGCGTCGGCGGCGTGAACCTGGTGGGCGGCACGGACCGGCAGATCCGCGTGCAGCTGGACCCGGCGGCGATGAGCTCGTACGGCATCGCGCCGCCGCAGGTGGTGCAGGCGCTGCAGCGCGAGAACCAGGAGGTCCCCGCCGGCCGAGTGCGCCGCGGCGACCAGGAGCGGCTGGTGCGCATCACCGGCCGCGTGGAGGACCCGCGCACCTTCCGCGACATCACCGTCGCCGTGCGCGACGGCGTGCCGGTGCGGCTGGGCGACGTGGGGGGCGTGGTGGACGGCACCGCCGAGGCGCGCAGCGCGTCGTTCCTCAACGAAGGCCGCGCGCTCTCGGTTGAGATCCTCAAGGTGAGCGGCACCAACACGGTTGACGTGGCCGAGAGGGTGCGCGAGCAGATCGACCAACTCCAGCGCCAGCTTCCCAGCGACGTCAAGATGACGGTGGTGAGCGACGACTCGCGCCGCATCCGCGCCTCGCTGGAGTCGGTGCAGCACGAGCTGATCCTGGGCGCCATCCTCTGCATCGCCATCATCTACCTATTCCTCAACTCCTGGCGCTCCACCATCATCACGGGTCTGGCGCTGCCCATCTCCATCATCTCGGCGTACTTCGGGATGTGGATGTTCGGCTTCACCATGAACACCATGACGCTGCTGGCGCTCTCGCTCGCCATCGGCCTCCTGATCGACGACGCCATCGTGGTGCGCGAGAACATCGTGCGCCACGTGGAGATGGGTAAGGACCATCACCAGGCGGCGCGCGAGGGGACGAGCGAGATCGGGCTCGCCGTCTTCTCCACCACGCTGGCGGTGGTCGCGGTGTTCATCCCCGTGGCCTTCATGGGCGGGCAGATCGGGCTGATCTTCTTCCAGTTCGGCGTGGTGGTGGCGTTCGCGGTGATGGTGTCGCTCTTCGTCTCCTTTACGCTTGACCCCATGCTCTCCAGCGTGTGGCCCGATCCGGAGGTGGAGAACAAGGGGCGGCGCGGCAACTTCATCCAGCGCGGCGCGCGGCGCTTCAACGACTGGTTCGAGCGCGTGGCGGACCGCTACCCGCGCTGGCTTGCGTGGGGCCTGGACCACCGGAAGACGGTGGTGGCCGTGGCGGCGGCCTCCATCGTGGGGTCGATGCTCATCATCCCCACCCTGGGCTTTACCTGGGTGCCCGACTTTGACGGCGGCGAGTTCAACGTCAACTTCCGCGTGGCGCCGGGGTCGCGGCTGGAGTACACGGTCGACAAGGGGCACACGGTGGCGCGCCTCCTCCGCAAGCAGCCGGAGGTGGAGTTCACCTACATGTCCATCGGCGGCGGCTTCCGCGGCTCGCCCAACAGCGGGCGCGTCTTCGTGAAGCTGAAGGCCAAGGGAGAGCGTTCGCGCACGCAGCAGGAGATCCAGGAGCAGCTTCGCGGGATGCTGCGCGGCATTCCGGGGGTGCGCGCCAACATCACGGGCACGCCCACCATCTTCGGCGGCTTCCGCCAGCCGATCCAGGTGAACGTGCAGGGCCCGGAGCAGGAGCGCCTGAAGCTGGCCGCCGAGCAGGTGATGGAGGTCCTCGGCTCCGTCCCCGGCGTGGCCGAGCCCACCTCGTCCGAGGAAGGCGAGATCCCGCAGCTGGATGTGGACGTGGACCGCGAGCAGGCGTGGGCGGCTGGGGTGGGGATCGGCTCCATCGCGTCGACGCTGCAGCCGCTCTTCACCGGCCAGCGCGCCACCACCTGGGAAGACGAGCAGGGCTACACGCACGACGTGGTGGTCGTCTACCCGGACTCGGTGCGCACCTCGGCGGGCGACGTGGCGAACATCGTGGTGCCCAGCAGCAACGTGGACCCCGGCACCGGCCGTCCCGCGATGATCCCGCTCTCGCAGGTCGCCACGGTGCGGCCGGGCGTGGGGCCGCAGCAGATCGAGCGCTCGTCACTGGAGCGGCAGATCTCGCTCTCCGCCGGCGTCGTTCCCGGCTACGGCACGGGCGACGTGGCGGCGGCGGCCAGGGAGGCCATCGCCAACGCGGGGCTCCCCAGCGGCTACCGCGCCGTCTTCCGCGGCGACGCGCAGAGCCTGGACGAGACCAAGGGCTTCGTGCTGGCGGCGCTGGGGATGGCGGTGATCTTCATCTACCTGATCCTGGCCTCGCTCTTCGGCTCCTTCCTGCAGCCGCTGGCCATCATGCTCGCGCTGCCGCTCTCGTTCATCGGGGTGGCGCTGGCGCTCCTCCTCACCGGGGGGAACCTCAACGTCTTCACCATGATCGGCATCATCATGCTGATGGGGCTGGTGACCAAGAACGGCATCCTGCTGGTGGACTTCGCCAACCAGCAGCGCGAGGAGGGGATGGAGCGGCGCGAGGCCCTGCTCTCGGCCGCGCGCATCCGCCTGCGCCCCATCATCATGACGACGGTGGCGATGATCTTTGGCATGGTGCCGCTCGCCCTGGCCCTGGGCGAGGGCGCAGAGCAGCGCGCCCCCATGGGCCGCGCCGTCATCGGCGGCCTCATCACCTCCACCGTTCTGACGCTGTTCGTGGTGCCGGTGGTGTACTCGATGCTGGACGACTTCACGGGGTTGTTCCGGAAGAAGAGCGCCGCCGCCCGCGTGCATCCGCCGGTCGCGCGCAGGCCGGAGGCTGCGGCGGCGGACTGA
- a CDS encoding alpha/beta hydrolase-fold protein → MSTETLMPEEAAAVAREWQNYPSQDDGAEHTVVGTVKKLEGLYSPQLDNRRDVLVYLPPSYGTDTERRYPVLYMHDGQNLFDRATSFGAEWEVDQTLEAASEDGLEAIVVGLLNLGDARLDEYSPWPDAKHNKGGRGDLYLDFIVQTVKPIIDADFRTRTDRRSTGIAGSSMGGLISLYGFFRNHDTFGFCGVMSPALWYGGRRIYEFVEKAPFVPGRVYVDVGTQEGKQELTDVRQLKELLTKKGYRRGSDLLYVVEMGGAHNEEAWARRMRRELHFLLGVPPKKLLR, encoded by the coding sequence TTGAGCACGGAAACACTGATGCCCGAAGAAGCCGCCGCCGTTGCGCGGGAGTGGCAGAACTACCCCTCGCAGGACGATGGGGCGGAGCACACCGTCGTGGGGACGGTGAAGAAGCTGGAGGGGCTCTACAGCCCCCAGCTCGACAACCGGCGCGACGTGCTGGTGTACCTTCCGCCCTCGTACGGCACGGACACGGAGCGCCGCTACCCCGTGCTCTATATGCACGACGGGCAGAACCTCTTCGACCGGGCGACGTCGTTCGGGGCCGAGTGGGAGGTGGACCAGACGCTGGAGGCGGCCAGCGAGGACGGGCTGGAGGCGATCGTCGTGGGGCTCCTCAACCTCGGCGACGCGCGGCTGGACGAGTACTCCCCCTGGCCTGACGCGAAGCACAACAAGGGCGGCCGCGGCGACCTGTACCTGGACTTCATCGTGCAGACGGTGAAGCCCATCATCGACGCCGACTTCCGCACCCGCACCGACCGCCGCAGCACGGGGATCGCCGGCTCCTCCATGGGCGGGCTGATCTCCCTGTACGGCTTTTTCCGGAACCACGACACCTTTGGCTTCTGCGGCGTCATGAGCCCCGCCCTGTGGTACGGCGGGCGCAGGATCTACGAGTTCGTGGAGAAGGCCCCCTTCGTCCCCGGCCGCGTGTACGTGGACGTGGGCACGCAGGAGGGCAAGCAGGAGCTCACCGATGTGCGCCAGCTCAAGGAGCTCCTCACGAAAAAGGGCTACCGCCGCGGCTCCGACCTCCTCTACGTGGTGGAGATGGGCGGCGCGCACAACGAAGAAGCCTGGGCCCGCCGGATGCGTCGCGAGCTCCACTTCCTG